TGCAGCGGCCACTCGAGCACGGCGCCGATCTTGTGGTTCACTCGGCAACCAAGTATCTCGACGGTCAGGGGCGCTGTGTCGGAGGGGCGGTGGTTGGTGATCAGCAGCTGGTAGGAGAGCAGATCCACGGCTTTATCCGGACTGCCGGGCCGAGTATGAGTCCGTTTAATGCCTGGGTCTTCCTCAAGGGTTTAGAGACGCTAGCCCTGCGTATGCAGGCGCACTGCGAGCGTGCTCAACAGGTTGCTGAGTGGCTGCAGTCTTGCTCGCGGGTAAATAAGGTCTATTATGCCGGGTTGCCTGACCATCCGGCCCATGAGCTAGCGCGACGCCAGCAGGATGGCTATGGCGGTATAGTCGCCTTCGAGGTCGATGGCGGTCGCTCGGCGGCCTGGCAAGTTATCGATGCGACCAGGATGCTCTCGATAACCGCCAACCTCGGCGATGCCAAAAGCACTATCACCCATCCGGCGACCACTACTCACGGCACAATCAGCGAGGAGCAGCGCCAAGCGGCCGGGATCAGCGAGGGGTTGGTGCGTGTCTCGGTCGGCCTGGAGGATGCTGAGGATATCATAGCTGATATCGGGCGCGGCTTAACCTGCCTTTAGTAGCCTGCCTTGAGGAAACTCTAAAAATCCCCTAGGCACCAGCCATTAGCTGCCCAGTGTGGAGGTCTTGGCGCCAGGGATGGCGCCATGAAGCCTCCAGGGAAGGATTCACGGCGTCCTCCACACCGGGATGCTAAAGGTTGGGGTGCCAGGCGGATTTTTAAATATTCCCCAGAAGGGGGGGGGTGATTACCACCCCGTTTGGTTGGCTGCTCATCGGGCGATTAGCAGTCACACCCTACTTATGGTCTGTAATAAACCGTTGTGTACCTTGGAGCTGCCGGCAACTATGTTACCGTTTTCGAGGTAGGCGTGTTCGCCGTCGAGGTCGGTTACAGTGCCGCCGGCCTCGGTTATGAGCAGTGCCCCGGCGGCTATATCCCAGGCCTTGAGGCCGAGTTCAAAGAAGCCGTCGAGCCTGCCCGCGGCGACGTAGGCAAGATCGAGAGAGGCCGCTCCGGCCCGGCGCATATCCTCGGCCTGCTCGGCAACTGCCCCGAACATGCGCAGATAGCGCTGCATCAGATCCGGCTGTTTGAATGGGAAACCAGTGCCTACCAGGCTGCCTCTGAGTCCGGGGCGCTGAGTTACCCGAATTCGGCGTCCATCAAGCTGCGCGCCGTTGCCGCGCGAAGCGGTGAATAGCTCTTGTCGCAGCGGGTCGTAGATAACCGCGGCCTCCAGCTGACCGCGTCGTTGTACAGCTATGGAGATGCCGACCTGCGGAAACCCATGGACAAAATTAGCCGTGCCATCAAGGGGGTCGATGATCCAGGTATATTCGGCTTGGGTCCGGGAGTTTTTCTGATGAGTACCGCTCTCCTCGGCAATTATCGCATGATGCGGATAGGCGCGGGTGAGGGTGTCGATAATGACCTGCTCGGCTTGACGGTCAACCTCGGTGACAAAATCATAACGCCCCTTCTCCTCGACCTTGACTCGGTCGATGCGGTCGATGCTGCGGGTAATGACATTGCCGGCGGAACGGGCTGCCCGTACCGCGATGTTCACCATTGGATGCATGGGGATCTCCTTCGCTAGATGGGCGTATGATATCAACAGAAGTGATAAGATTCACGGGCAAAGCATAAGCCCTGCGGTAGAGTATTGGCTTGACTATATAGAGGTAAGTTTGAATCCGGATAAGATTCGCATAGTCCTGGTGGGCACCAGTCACCCGGGTAACATAGGCGCTACGGCGAGGGCGATGCGCACCATGGGCCTAGAGCGCCTGGCGCTGGTCGAGCCGCAGTGTGACCCGCTGGGTGAAGAGGCGATTGCGCGGGCAACTAGTGCCGAAGATGTCCTTCGTCAAGCCAGCGTGCATGATGAGCTTGGTGCAGCGCTGAGTGGGTGCCGCTTGGTCTACGGTCTATCCGCTCGGCCGCGGGCAGAAAATTACCGTGTCAGCGATCTCCGCACGGCGGTGAGCGAGGCTATGGGCGAGGGCGATGCTGAACAGGCTTGGGTCTTTGGCCGGGAGCGGACCGGGTTGAGCAACTTAGAGCTCGATCGTTGCCACGCACTGGTGCATATACCCGCCGATCCGCAGTACAGCTCACTCAATCTTGCTCAGTCGGTACAGCTTGTGGCTTGGGAGCTGCGCATGGCTATGGCTAGCGCATCGCCCATTGTGTGTGCTGAGGAGCCGCCGGCGGGGGTCGATACTCTGGAGCGTTTCTTTGCTCATCTCGAGCAGACGGCAACGGCCGTGGGTTTTCTCCAGCGACAGAATCCCGAACTGACTATGCGTCGGCTGCGCAATATCTTTCGGCGGGCGCGGCCTAGCGCTGATGAGGTGCGGATGCTCCGCGGCTTGCTTAGCCATGTGCTCGATCAGCGGCGATGGTTATGAGTCTTTTATGGGCGTCTCGAAAGGCTTCCCTGAGCCAATTTGTTGTCTTGTGTGGAGGACGCCGTGGATCCATCCCTTGAGGCTTCATGGTGCTAGCCCTGGCGTCCATACCTGCACACCGAGACAAGCGATTGGCTCAGGGAAGCCTTTCGAGACGCCTGTTGCGTGCGAATATGTAAGCTAGTATCGACAGATGAAGAGGTAACGATGTTACAACGCCTGCGTGAGGATATCCGCTGTGTTATGGAGCGGGACCCTGCGGCTCGCAATGCCTTTGATGTCATAACAACCTATCCCGGGTTCCATGCCCTGGTTTTACATCGTTGCGCGGGCCTCTTATGGCGCTGGCGACTACGCTGGTTGGCTCGCGTGCTGGGCCTAATCAATCGCTGGTTGACGGGGATCGAAATCCATCCCGGGGCACGGATTGGCCGCAGGTTTTTCATTGATCACGGTATGGGCGTCGTCATCGGGGAGACGGCAGATGTTGGCGATGATGTGACCCTCTATCACGGCGTTACCCTGGGCGGCACGAGTTGGCAGTCGGGTAAGCGTCACCCGACCTTGGGTAATGATGTGGTGATCGGTGCCGGTGCCAAGCTGCTCGGGCCTATTCGGGTCGGAAGCGGAGCTCGGGTTGGTTCTAACGCTGTGGTGTTAAAAGATGTCCCGGAAGGGGCGACTATGGTGGGTATACCGGCACGCCAAGCTGGTGAGATAAAACAAGAGCGCAGTCGGCGCGAGAAGGTGGCGCAACGCATCGGCTTTGATGCCTACGGTACCACCGAGATGCCTGATCCAGTCGCTCAGGCGGTCGATGCCATGCTTGATCATATCCATGTTACTGACCGGCGCATTGAGGAGCTTTGCTGTGCCGTCAAAGAGCTCGGCGGAGATGTCGAGCAGACTTGCGTGCCCGATTTGAAAGTCGGTACACGCGAGTCGGGTGCTGGAGAGTATGAGGATAAGCGAGATTGAGCGGGTGGCTGTGCCTAAGTGAATCCTTAAAAAAGTTCGTGCCCCCCGTCTTCGAGTAGCCCCTAAAAATGCTCTCCAAAATTACCCCCGGAGCAACTCAACTGCCCCGGTGTGGAGGTCTTGGCGCCAAGGATGGCGCCATGAAGCCTCCAGGGAAGGATTCACGGCGTCCTCCACACCGGGGCAGTTGGCAGTTGAGTGGCTCCGGAGGGAATTTTTAGAGGCGAGCTCTATGGGCTTTACGCTAACCCCCGCAGTTGTTCTGTGATGGCGCAGCGTTGTATAATGCACAGTTATCCAAGCCGCCGCAGCTTGTTGATGCTGCGGCTTTTTTGTGGTTAGAGAAATCTTTGGCAAGTTTGACTTGAATTGCTATATTTTGAGGAGAGGCTAGATGACGTCAGAAAGAACCCTTTCGATTATCAAACCAGATGCGGTAGCCAAAAACGTTATTGGTGAGATTCTGGCGCGATTTGAGCGCGCTGGCCTGCGCATTGTGGCAGCAAAGATGGTCCATTTGGGTCAACAGGAGGCGGAGAGTTTCTACGCCGTTCACCGCGAAAGGCCTTTTTTCAACGATTTGGTTGGGTTCATGACCTCAGGCCCGATTATGGTGCAGGTCCTCGAAGGGGAACAGGCAATCCGAAAAAATCGTGAGATCATGGGCGAGACTAATCCCCAGGAAGCCAGCGCCGGATCTATTCGCCACGATTTTGCTGAAAATATAGATGCGAATGCCGTGCACGGTTCGGATAGCCCGGAAACTGCCAAGCAAGAGATCGAGTTCTTCTTCAAGGCCGATGAAATCTGCTCACGCTGAACATGATCAGCTCCATGCCGCTAAGGATGCCGGGCCGGTAGAGCTATTAGGGCTTGATCGGCCGCGTTTAGCGGCATTTTTCGAGGCGCTGGGAGAGAAACGTTTCCGTGCCCGGCAAATGATGCAATGGCTCCATCAGCGTCGGGTTTATGATTTCGAGGCCATGACCGATCTGAGTAAGGCTTTGCGCGCGAAGCTTGCGAAGCAGGCCATAGTAGCGCTGCCGCAGATAGCCAGCGAAAGCATCTCTGCCGATGGTACCCGCAAGTGGGTGGTGCGCCTTGCCGACGGCCATAGTGTTGAGATGGTTTATATACCGGAGCCTAAGCGTGGCACACTGTGTGTCTCGTCGCAGGTGGGTTGCCCGATGGGCTGCCGCTTTTGTGCTACCGGTGACGGTGGCTTTGCCCGTAATTTGAGCGCTGCGGAGATTGTCGGGCAGTTACACTTGGCCACTGAGAAGCTCGGTGATGGGGCCATTACTAATGTTGTGTTTATGGGCATGGGTGAGCCGCTGCTCAATTTTGACCCGGTCATTTCGGCTTCTCGTGTCTTTACCGATGACTTCGGTTTCGTCATTTCTAAGCGACGGGTCACCATTTCCACCTCCGGTATTGTTCGGGCAATTAAAAGACTGCGTGGCCTGACCGAGGTTAGTCTAGCTGTTTCGCTGCATGCCCCAAATAACGAGCTACGCAATAAAATTGTGCCGCTGAATCGTAAACATCCGCTGGAGAAACTCTTGCCAGCTTGTCATGAATATATAAGTGATAAGCCGCACCGGCGTATTACTTGGGAATATGTAGTGCTGGCCGGAGTGAATGATGCAGATGAACATGCTCGGGAGTTGGCTGCTCGTTTGCGCGATATACCATCCAAAATTAATCTGATACCATTTAATCCATACCCCGGGGCAAGGTTTTCGCGTCCCTCTATGAACAGGGTAAACAGATTTGCTGATCTGCTCTTGGAGCGCAATCTTACCGCTACTATCAGGGACAGTCGGGGCGATGATATACAAGGAGCGTGCGGACAACTGGTAGGCGAGGTAAGGGATGCTCAGCCCAGCAAACTGGTAGCATATCAGTGACTCGACTGCTGCAATTGAGTTTTGTGCTATTGCTGGCCGCTTGCGCTAGTGGTGGCGGGAGCGGGGTTCCGCAGCCGGAAAAGGCAGCAGATAGCCATGCCGGGGCAGGCCTTTATCTTATCGGGGTGGGCCGGTTCAGTGAGGCGCGAGAGCGCCTTGAGCGTGCCCTAGAGCTGGATCCTCAGCATCCCCAGGCTACAGCCGGCATGGGTCTGGTAGCCGAGGGGGTGGGTGATTTGGATCGGGCAGTAGAGTATCACCGGGCTGCGGTCGGTTTGGTCGAAGAAGCCGGGTCTGACCAAGGGCGAGGACCAATACTCAATAACCTGGGCAGGGTGCTCTGTCGCCTAGATCAGGTTGATGAGGCCTTACAAGAGTTGGAGAGTGCTGCAGGTATAACGGGTTACCCGTCTCGCCATGTCCCTTTAACCAATGCGGCCCGATGTGCACTAGGGGCCGGGCGCCTTGAGGAGGCTGGCGAATTTGTCGATTCTGCATTGGCGCATGTGCAGGAGTTCGCCCCGGCCTTGTTGGTGCGGGCTGAATTGCGCTTCGAGCAGGAGCGCTTCGCTGCGGCCGCTGAGGATCTTGATAGGGTGAGAGAGCTCGACCGGTCGCCGCGCTCTCTTTACTTTTCGGCGCGGGTGGCCGAAGAGTTGGGACAGTCAGAGGCTGCAGAGGCGTTCTCAGATGAGTTAAGCGAGCGCTTCCCGCAGTCTGATTATGTCGGGCGGCTCAAAGCCAATGAAGGGGGCACGCCATGAGCGAGCATGATCAAAGTAATGACCCGGGTCAACAGCTGCGACGGGCGCGAGAAGCACAAGGGCTGACAACCAGGGCAGTTGCGGCAAGCCTGAATCTTTCGGCTGGGGTGATAGAGGCGTTAGAGGCAGGCGATGAATCCCGGTTGCCGCCGTCGACCTTCGTTAAGGGTTATCTACGCGGCTATGCTCGTCTGGTTGGGCTAGATGAAAACGAAATAGTTGCCGCATATAGCCGCACTGGGGAGCCTTCTTCACCGGCTATTGGCAATTCGGATCCAAAACCCCGCTCTGAAACATCTGCAACGCCTGAAGATAGTTACTCTGCACCGGTAGAAGAAAAGACCACAGTAGGGACTCAGCGGGTTAGTGAGTCAGTGGCAGGTGAGGCTAATCAAGGGGGGGGTGCCGAGCGTGCGGATGTGGATCAGGGCGATACCGGCTCAGCGGCGTCGGAGTCTAGTTATGCTGAGGGTAAGAGAACCAGCGGTGGCAAGAAGCTGATTGCCGCCTTTGCATTGGGGGGGGTGGCCCTCGTGTTGCTGGTGATTGGCGGAACCTGGCTGGTTTTAGTTGAGCGTGAAGATGACTACGAGCAACAGGATGTGGCTGAGGAGCTTACAGATGATCCGCCGGAGGAAGAGCGCCAGACAGAAGCCCTGGCAGAGGAACTAGCAGCGGCCGATGCTGTCCCCGATATCGAGGCCGAGCAGGATGAGCTTGAGGAAGAAGCGCGCGATCCAGGTCTTGTGGTAAGGGTTGCTGAGGGAGAAGATGCATGGATGGAGATCCATGCTGACGGTGATCGGCAGGTATTTAGATTGGTTCAAGGTCCAGAGACGCTGGAGCTTGATGAGGCAGATGAGTACAACATTGTCATTGGCAACGCCCCTGCGGTTGAGATTGAGCACTTTGGGGAAGATTTTGATTTGGCTCCATTTACTAGACAGGATGTAGCACGTTTGACTCTGACCAGAGATTAGCAAGGGAGTAACGCGAGGTGGCGAAAAAGGGAATCCAGAGCGTACGTGGTTTTTGTGACATCCTCCCCGCCGAGGCGGCGATTTGGCAACGTGCTGAGAAGATCATTCGACGTGTGCTGGAGGCGTACGGGTATCGGGAGATCAGGTTGCCGATGCTTGAGCGGACAGAGCTTTTCTGCCGCTCGATAGGCGAGGTTACCGATATAGTCGAAAAGGAGATGTATACTTTTGAGGATCGTAACGGCGACAGTGTAACCTTACGCCCGGAAGGGACGGCCGGCTGTGTGCGTGCCGGGATCGAGAATGGACTGTTGCATAACAGTGAGCCGCGGCTGTGGTACTCGGGGCCGATGTTCCGTCATGAGCGCCCGCAAAAAGGTCGATTGCGTCAATTCCATCAAGTTGGCGCTGAGGTCTTCGGCGTCTCGGCGGCCGAGATGGATGCCGAGATGATTGTCATGACCGCCCGGCTGTTCCGCGAACTTGGCCTTAATGGCCTGCGCTTGCAGATTAATTCGCTTGGCACCCCCCAAAGCCGAGCTGCGCACCGCCAGGAGCTGATCGCCTATTTGCGGGATAATGAAGATCAGCTTGACGAAGATGCTAGGCGGCGGCTGGAGACCAATCCGCTGCGCATCTTCGATAGTAAGAACCCCCAGGTCCAGCATGTCATGGCCGCAGCGCCACGGCTTCTGGATAATTTGGATGAGCAATCAGCAGAGCATTTCGCAACAGTTAGAAACCTGCTTGAGCAAGCGGGGGTGGATTATGAAGTCAATCCTGCCTTGGTTAGGGGGCTCGACTATTACACCAGGACCGTGTTTGAGTGGGTCAGTGACGATCTCGGGGCGCAGGGCACGGTTTGTGCGGGAGGTCGCTTTGATGGTCTCGTCGAGCAGTTGGGCGGCAAAGCCACCCCGGCGATAGGTTTCGCGCTCGGCTTGGAGCGGTTGATAGCGTTGCTGGGGCAGAGTGATAAGCAACCAGTCGGTGATGCGCCCCACGCCTACCTGGTGGTAGCCTGTGATGCCGGGGCTGCATTTGACCTGGCCGAACGCCTACGTGATCGCTTGCCAGGGCTGCGCCTGCAGGTTAACCCTGGTGAAGGCGGGTTCAAGGGACAATTGAAGCGCGCAGATCGCTGCGGCGCTCGCCTGGCCCTCATTTTGGGTGAGCGGGAGCTAGCTATGCATGTGGTGACTGTGAAAGATTTACGCAGCGGCGAAGAGCAGCGGCAGTTGGGTTACGACGAGCTGGAACAACTTTTGCATGATATAATTGCAGAAGAACCGGCAGATTGAATCTATTGAGGTAGCTTGATGGACCGCAAAGACGAAGAAGAGTTTGATCAGCTCAGGGATTGGTGGCGGCGCAACGGCCCCTCCCTCATGCTTGGTATATCAGCAGCTATGGTGGTCTTGGCTGGCTGGTGGGCCTACGGTACTTGGCAGGAACGCTCGGCTCAGCAGGCGGCTACGGCCTATGCTGAGTTTCTAGAGGTGGAGCGCCGTGACGCCGAGTTGGAGGAGTTAGCAGGCCTTGGTCAACGCCTGCTTGATGATCACAGTGGCAGCGGCTATGCAGTGCTAGCAGCCATGCGTATGGCGCGGTTGCAGGTCGATGCAGGTGCCTATGCCGATGCAGCGGACACCTTGGGTTGGTTGGTGGAGAATAGCGATCATCGGCCCACGGCAGAATTGGCGAAGTTAAGGCAGGCGCGAGTGTTATCACAGATTGACCCGGAAAAGGCTATAGAGTTGCTTGAGGCCGATGTCTCGGATGGTTTTAAGGCGGCCTATGCTGAACTCAAGGGCGACCTGCTTGCCGAGCTCGGGAGACAAGATGAAGCGGCGCAAGCCTATCGCCAGGCCTTGGCCGCAAACGGCTTGGCGCCGCAGTCCCGGGAGTTGGTTGAGATGAAGCTGCGCGCTGTGGAATCAGAGGCTTGACTGTGGCTCGGTTGCGAACAATCAAACAGGCCCTACTTCCAGGCGCGGTTCTGGTAGCTCTTAGTGCTGGGTGCTCGCTGCAAAAGCCTCTACCTGAGCCTCAGGTGGAAGAGAAGATCGATGTCGAAGTGGTGCGCAGCAGCTGGCCGGTAGGCAGGCTTGAGGCGGGACTCGCCTTCGATCCCTACTACGCTGATGGGCAGATTTATCTGGCCGATGGTCGTGGCTGGGTAAAATCAATAGAGGCTGAACAGGCATCGAAGCGCTGGTTGCGAAAGCTGGATAAACCTCTTTCAGCCGGCCCTAAGGTTGCTGGCGAGAAGGTCTTTGTAGCTGATCGCAAGGGCGGCTTTTATGCACTCAACAGGGAAGACGGGGAGCCGCTCTGGGAAGCCCAATTAAGCAGCGAAATACTCGCCGAGCCGCGCATGACTCGCGGTGTGGTCATAGCCAGAGCTGGGAACGGCAGGCTTTACGGGCTTGATGCTGAGAGTGGTGAGCGACTGTGGATGTTCGAGCGCAGTGTGCCGCCTCTGACACTCCGGCAACGCAGTGCCCCGGCTGTATCCGGCAGTAGCGTTGTGGTCGGTCTGGAGGGTGGCCGCTTGGTAGCCCTGGATGTTACCGACGGATCGGTGCGCTGGGAGCATACCCTATCTGAGCCACGCGGCAGGACCGAGCTAGAGCGCATGCGGGATATTGCTGCCGAGCCGGTGATAGACCGTGGCGCGGTCTATGCTGTTGCCTATCAGGGCGAGCTGGCCGCGGTGCGCATGGCGACGGGAAGTAGTCAATGGAGCCGCAGCGTTTCTAGCTTCAGTGGCTTTCTGCTCGATAATGAGGAGATCTATCTCGCCGGCACAGATGGTAGGGTGTGGTCGTTTGATAGGCGTAACGGTGCTACCGCATGGCGTCAGGAAAAACTGGAGGGCCTGTCTCTGACCAGGCCAGTTGCCTACGGTGACTACCTGGTAGTCGGCGATAACGCTGGTTATGTCAATTGGCTGCGCTTGCGTGACGGTGAGCTAATGGCGCGCACCCGGCTCTCTTCGGTGCCCATTGAGCGTACCCCTGTTGTGACCAGTGCTGAAGATGGTCTGGTCTGGGTTATTGACTCAAGAGGGCGTATTACGGCCCTGCGGGTCGATTAATTATTTAATTTTCCAGCTTTTGATTTATAGGGTATGCTCTCCTGCATAGCCTGTCACAGGTGATGCATGCCATTTGTTCTGTTTATTGACTTTTGAGAGGTGATTAAATGCGGTTAATCCTTCTTGGCCCCCCCGGTGCTGGTAAAGGAACTCAGGCTGGTTATATCTGCGAATCACTTGGTATTCCGCAGATCTCTACCGGAGATATGCTGCGTGCGGCCGTAAAAGCGGGTACCCCGCTGGGCCAGCAGGCTAAGCAGATAATGGATGAAGGGGGACTGGTACCGGACGATGTTATTCTCGGTTTGATCCGTGAGCGCATCGCAGAGGCCGATTGTGCTAACGGCTTCCTTTTCGATGGATTTCCGCGCACCATTGCACAGGCCGACGGGCTTAATGATCAGGGCATTAAGATCGATGCTGTAGTTGAGATCCAAGTTCCGGATGAAGTGATTGTCTCGCGCATGGCTGGGCGCCGCGTCCATCCTGGTTCGGGGCGTGTGTATCATGTTGAGAATAACCCGCCTCAACAGCCGGATGTTGACGATGTGAGCGGTGAGCCTCTCGTGCAGCGCGACGACGATAAAGAGGAGACCGTGCGCCACCGGCTGAGTGTCTATCATGAACAGACCAAGCCGCTGATTGACTATTATTCAAAGTGGGCCGAGCAGGGTGGTGACGACGCTCCCCGCTATGTCAGTGTGGACGGTCAGCGTGATGTTGAGGCCGTAAAAAATGATATCCTTAGTGCATTGAAGAGTACCTCTCCGAGGGATTAATGCGCCGTATACTCGCGGTATTTTTCGCCTTTTTTCTCTCCGCTATGCCGCTTGGCGGCGCGGAGGAGAGGGGCACAGCGGTTCTTCTCGATGTCAGCGGGCCGATAGGTCCGGCGACGACCGATTACATCGTGCGTGGTATCGACCATGCCGAGGATACTGGCGCGAGTCTGGTGATCTTGCGCTTGAATACCCCTGGTGGGTTAGACGACGCCATGCGCGATATAATCGGCTCCATAATCTCCTCTTCAGTGCCGGTTGCTACTTATGTTGCACCAGGGGGTGCGCGGGCAACTAGCGCCGGCACCTATATCCTCTATGCCTCGCATGTCGCGGCGATGGCCCCGGCCACCACGGTTGGGGCAGCAACTCCGGTGCAGATGGGTTCTCACAGCGCCTTGCCTGGTGGGATTGCGAGCGACGCTGGCTTTGCTGTCACTTCGCTGCCTCTGGTGTTGGAAGACTCCTTGACTCGCTCTGGCGGTATCCTGCCGACCGATGAGGGCGAGGTAGAGGATCTTGAGGAGATGATCCGCGAGATGGCGGAACGCTTTGATGAGCAGGAAGAGGCTGGCGAAGAAGATGACGCTGCGGCGAGAGAAGAAGATCAGCCTGAGGGCGACACCGCTGAGGATGATGATGCCGCAGAGGCAGAGGCCAAGGATGACGAGGCCGAGGCTCGTGACGAAGAAGAGCGGGAAGAGGCCGCTGATGAGCCCCAGGAGGAGCGCCCTGGAGCCATGGAGCGGAAGATCGTCGAGGATGCTGTCTCCTACATCCGCAGCCTGGCTGAACTGCGCGGACGTAATGCTGAGTGGGCCGAAAAAGCCGTGCGCGAATCGGTGAGTGCCTCCTATAGCGAGGCAGCAGAGATAGGCATCATCGACTTCGTCGCCGAAGATATAGAAGAACTGCTGGAGAAGGCCGACGGCAGAGTGGTTAAACTGCCTACCGGTGAGCACGAGCTCAAGACCATCGGTCTGCAGGTAGAGTTGCACGAACCCGATTGGCGCAATCAGCTGCTCTCCGTGATTACTAACCCTAATGTCGCCTATATCCTCATGCTGATAGGCATATATGGGATAATCTTCGAGCTGATGAACCCCGGATCTCTCGTCCC
This Halorhodospira halochloris DNA region includes the following protein-coding sequences:
- the ndk gene encoding nucleoside-diphosphate kinase, whose amino-acid sequence is MTSERTLSIIKPDAVAKNVIGEILARFERAGLRIVAAKMVHLGQQEAESFYAVHRERPFFNDLVGFMTSGPIMVQVLEGEQAIRKNREIMGETNPQEASAGSIRHDFAENIDANAVHGSDSPETAKQEIEFFFKADEICSR
- a CDS encoding RNA methyltransferase yields the protein MNPDKIRIVLVGTSHPGNIGATARAMRTMGLERLALVEPQCDPLGEEAIARATSAEDVLRQASVHDELGAALSGCRLVYGLSARPRAENYRVSDLRTAVSEAMGEGDAEQAWVFGRERTGLSNLELDRCHALVHIPADPQYSSLNLAQSVQLVAWELRMAMASASPIVCAEEPPAGVDTLERFFAHLEQTATAVGFLQRQNPELTMRRLRNIFRRARPSADEVRMLRGLLSHVLDQRRWL
- the rlmN gene encoding 23S rRNA (adenine(2503)-C(2))-methyltransferase RlmN, encoding MKSAHAEHDQLHAAKDAGPVELLGLDRPRLAAFFEALGEKRFRARQMMQWLHQRRVYDFEAMTDLSKALRAKLAKQAIVALPQIASESISADGTRKWVVRLADGHSVEMVYIPEPKRGTLCVSSQVGCPMGCRFCATGDGGFARNLSAAEIVGQLHLATEKLGDGAITNVVFMGMGEPLLNFDPVISASRVFTDDFGFVISKRRVTISTSGIVRAIKRLRGLTEVSLAVSLHAPNNELRNKIVPLNRKHPLEKLLPACHEYISDKPHRRITWEYVVLAGVNDADEHARELAARLRDIPSKINLIPFNPYPGARFSRPSMNRVNRFADLLLERNLTATIRDSRGDDIQGACGQLVGEVRDAQPSKLVAYQ
- the cysE gene encoding serine O-acetyltransferase, with the protein product MLQRLREDIRCVMERDPAARNAFDVITTYPGFHALVLHRCAGLLWRWRLRWLARVLGLINRWLTGIEIHPGARIGRRFFIDHGMGVVIGETADVGDDVTLYHGVTLGGTSWQSGKRHPTLGNDVVIGAGAKLLGPIRVGSGARVGSNAVVLKDVPEGATMVGIPARQAGEIKQERSRREKVAQRIGFDAYGTTEMPDPVAQAVDAMLDHIHVTDRRIEELCCAVKELGGDVEQTCVPDLKVGTRESGAGEYEDKRD
- a CDS encoding tetratricopeptide repeat protein; this encodes MTRLLQLSFVLLLAACASGGGSGVPQPEKAADSHAGAGLYLIGVGRFSEARERLERALELDPQHPQATAGMGLVAEGVGDLDRAVEYHRAAVGLVEEAGSDQGRGPILNNLGRVLCRLDQVDEALQELESAAGITGYPSRHVPLTNAARCALGAGRLEEAGEFVDSALAHVQEFAPALLVRAELRFEQERFAAAAEDLDRVRELDRSPRSLYFSARVAEELGQSEAAEAFSDELSERFPQSDYVGRLKANEGGTP
- a CDS encoding inositol monophosphatase family protein, with the protein product MHPMVNIAVRAARSAGNVITRSIDRIDRVKVEEKGRYDFVTEVDRQAEQVIIDTLTRAYPHHAIIAEESGTHQKNSRTQAEYTWIIDPLDGTANFVHGFPQVGISIAVQRRGQLEAAVIYDPLRQELFTASRGNGAQLDGRRIRVTQRPGLRGSLVGTGFPFKQPDLMQRYLRMFGAVAEQAEDMRRAGAASLDLAYVAAGRLDGFFELGLKAWDIAAGALLITEAGGTVTDLDGEHAYLENGNIVAGSSKVHNGLLQTISRV
- the adk gene encoding adenylate kinase, encoding MRLILLGPPGAGKGTQAGYICESLGIPQISTGDMLRAAVKAGTPLGQQAKQIMDEGGLVPDDVILGLIRERIAEADCANGFLFDGFPRTIAQADGLNDQGIKIDAVVEIQVPDEVIVSRMAGRRVHPGSGRVYHVENNPPQQPDVDDVSGEPLVQRDDDKEETVRHRLSVYHEQTKPLIDYYSKWAEQGGDDAPRYVSVDGQRDVEAVKNDILSALKSTSPRD
- a CDS encoding helix-turn-helix domain-containing protein → MSEHDQSNDPGQQLRRAREAQGLTTRAVAASLNLSAGVIEALEAGDESRLPPSTFVKGYLRGYARLVGLDENEIVAAYSRTGEPSSPAIGNSDPKPRSETSATPEDSYSAPVEEKTTVGTQRVSESVAGEANQGGGAERADVDQGDTGSAASESSYAEGKRTSGGKKLIAAFALGGVALVLLVIGGTWLVLVEREDDYEQQDVAEELTDDPPEEERQTEALAEELAAADAVPDIEAEQDELEEEARDPGLVVRVAEGEDAWMEIHADGDRQVFRLVQGPETLELDEADEYNIVIGNAPAVEIEHFGEDFDLAPFTRQDVARLTLTRD
- a CDS encoding YfgM family protein, with amino-acid sequence MDRKDEEEFDQLRDWWRRNGPSLMLGISAAMVVLAGWWAYGTWQERSAQQAATAYAEFLEVERRDAELEELAGLGQRLLDDHSGSGYAVLAAMRMARLQVDAGAYADAADTLGWLVENSDHRPTAELAKLRQARVLSQIDPEKAIELLEADVSDGFKAAYAELKGDLLAELGRQDEAAQAYRQALAANGLAPQSRELVEMKLRAVESEA
- the hisS gene encoding histidine--tRNA ligase, yielding MAKKGIQSVRGFCDILPAEAAIWQRAEKIIRRVLEAYGYREIRLPMLERTELFCRSIGEVTDIVEKEMYTFEDRNGDSVTLRPEGTAGCVRAGIENGLLHNSEPRLWYSGPMFRHERPQKGRLRQFHQVGAEVFGVSAAEMDAEMIVMTARLFRELGLNGLRLQINSLGTPQSRAAHRQELIAYLRDNEDQLDEDARRRLETNPLRIFDSKNPQVQHVMAAAPRLLDNLDEQSAEHFATVRNLLEQAGVDYEVNPALVRGLDYYTRTVFEWVSDDLGAQGTVCAGGRFDGLVEQLGGKATPAIGFALGLERLIALLGQSDKQPVGDAPHAYLVVACDAGAAFDLAERLRDRLPGLRLQVNPGEGGFKGQLKRADRCGARLALILGERELAMHVVTVKDLRSGEEQRQLGYDELEQLLHDIIAEEPAD
- the bamB gene encoding outer membrane protein assembly factor BamB; this translates as MARLRTIKQALLPGAVLVALSAGCSLQKPLPEPQVEEKIDVEVVRSSWPVGRLEAGLAFDPYYADGQIYLADGRGWVKSIEAEQASKRWLRKLDKPLSAGPKVAGEKVFVADRKGGFYALNREDGEPLWEAQLSSEILAEPRMTRGVVIARAGNGRLYGLDAESGERLWMFERSVPPLTLRQRSAPAVSGSSVVVGLEGGRLVALDVTDGSVRWEHTLSEPRGRTELERMRDIAAEPVIDRGAVYAVAYQGELAAVRMATGSSQWSRSVSSFSGFLLDNEEIYLAGTDGRVWSFDRRNGATAWRQEKLEGLSLTRPVAYGDYLVVGDNAGYVNWLRLRDGELMARTRLSSVPIERTPVVTSAEDGLVWVIDSRGRITALRVD